A single Uloborus diversus isolate 005 chromosome 7, Udiv.v.3.1, whole genome shotgun sequence DNA region contains:
- the LOC129226150 gene encoding oocyte zinc finger protein XlCOF8.4-like, with amino-acid sequence MSFSIQPSGDIPPRSVVAPDCLSCRRAFSLVRSGRRQHPCGRCGKAFATPSGLKQHAHIHSSVKPFRCNLCRKAYTQFSNLCRHKRSHSVPRKTSDFWPQFGKWVVGKAEPTLSVLSISDIRIQTSTADTGEETKQSASSCFALRRLFAANSEQQISQDSSTTPKSVDKDNLQKLFAPNSEHQINQDSSTTPKFIDKDNLRKLFTPNSEHQINQDSSTTPKSIDKDNLRKLFAPNSEHQTADISTSPKFVVKDIVDRSSNAETCKYCAKNAPLEVSALNPNEAYNVTDGSPRLFSLTQAYVTPDMFHYQRQMSPKIGSVCPEALSLNDLCYYNRLIESHCFGRPEVARQWKPEEPEKRSFRPLVPAYRESDEPLDLSVRNSAHHSMLDKKYPDPSQMSPLSLQWQRTLHPMLLDTLYQENVALNLFGGEFLPFHVPQESKVQAQPTYADHLRKKREKYSCKFCGKIFPRSANLTRHLRTHTGEQPYRCKYCDRSFSISSNLQRHVRNIHNKEKPFRCPLCDRCFGQQTNLDRHLKKHESEESDKRLQHYPTSDRCKDYSIKEGLRPLY; translated from the exons ATGTCCTTCTCTAT ACAACCATCGGGTGACATTCCACCGAGGTCCGTCGTCGCTCCCGACTGCCTCTCCTGCCGCCGCGCTTTCAGCCTCGTTCGATCTGGCAGACGACAGCACCCGTGCGGCCGGTGCGGCAAAGCCTTCGCCACCCCCAGCGGCCTCAAGCAGCACGCCCACATCCACAGCAGCGTGAAGCCCTTCCGGTGCAACCTGTGCAGGAAGGCCTACACGCAGTTCTCCAACCTGTGCAGGCACAAGCGCAGCCACTCCGTGCCGCGAAAGACGAGCGACTTCTGGCCCCAGTTCGGAAAATGGGTCGTCGGAAAAGCGGAACCTACGTTATCCGTGCTAAGTATCAGCGACATCAGAATTCAAACATCGACGGCCGATACTGGTGAGGAAACAAAACAGTCTGCCAGCAGTTGTTTTGCGTTACGAAGGTTGTTCGCTGCAAATTCGGAACAACAAATAAGTCAGGATAGCTCCACCACTCCAAAGTCCGTTGACAAAGACAACTTACAAAAGTTATTCGCTCCTAATTCAGAACACCAAATAAATCAGGATAGCTCCACCACTCCAAAGTTCATTGACAAAGACAACTTACGAAAGTTATTCACTCCTAATTCGGAACACCAAATAAATCAGGATAGCTCCACCACTCCAAAGTCCATTGACAAAGACAACTTACGAAAGTTATTCGCTCCTAATTCGGAACACCAAACAGCGGATATTTCTACCAGTCCGAAATTCGTCGTAAAAGACATCGTCGATCGTTCATCAAATGCCGAAACGTGCAAGTACTGTGCCAAAAATGCTCCACTAGAAGTGTCTGCATTGAATCCAAACGAAGCATACAATGTGACCGACGGATCGCCACGACTCTTCAGTTTAACACAAGCATACGTGACGCCAGACATGTTTCATTACCAACGCCAAATGTCGCCAAAGATCGGCTCCGTCTGTCCGGAAGCCCTCTCGCTGAACGATCTCTGCTACTACAACAGGCTCATCGAGAGCCACTGCTTCGGAAGACCGGAAGTGGCGAGACAATGGAAGCCGGAAGAACCGGAGAAACGCTCGTTTCGCCCTCTGGTGCCGGCGTATCGCGAGAGCGACGAGCCCCTCGACCTGAGCGTTCGAAACAGCGCCCACCATTCGATGCTGGATAAGAAGTATCCGGATCCCTCGCAGATGAGTCCCCTCTCATTGCAGTGGCAGAGGACACTCCACCCGATGCTCCTGGACACTCTGTACCAGGAAAACGTGGCGTTGAACCTCTTCGGTGGCGAGTTCCTCCCCTTCCACGTCCCCCAAGAAAGCAAGGTCCAGGCTCAGCCGACGTACGCCGACCACCTGAGGAAGAAGCGGGAGAAGTACTCGTGCAAGTTCTGCGGCAAGATTTTCCCGCGCTCGGCCAACCTGACGCGCCACCTGCGCACGCACACGGGCGAGCAGCCATACAGGTGCAAGTACTGCGATCGGTCCTTCAGCATCTCCTCCAACTTGCAGAGACACGTTCGGAACATCCACAACAAGGAGAAGCCCTTCAGGTGTCCTCTGTGCGACAGGTGCTTCGGCCAACAGACCAACCTGGACAGACACCTCAAGAAGCACGAGTCAGAAGAGTCGGACAAGCGTCTCCAACATTACCCCACTTCCGATCGGTGCAAAGATTATTCGATAAAGGAAGGTCTGAGGCCACTCTATTAG